A DNA window from Streptomyces bacillaris contains the following coding sequences:
- the metG gene encoding methionine--tRNA ligase gives MAATGSEKQGATAYYVSTPIYYVNDAPHLGHAYTTVAGDVLTRWHRQRGEKVWYLTGTDEHGQKIMRTAEANDVTPQAWCDKLVEEAWKPLWEHLNIANDDFIRTTEKRHTDRVQDFVQDLYDKGEIYKGGYEGPYCVGCEEYKLPGDLIDGEGEFAGQKLCPIHKKPVELLKEENYFFKLSEYGPKLLEFYAANPDFIQPESARNEVVNFVEQGLQDLSISRSTFDWGVPVPWDPKHVIYVWVDALLNYATAVGYGANQEKFDGTFPANVHLIGKDILRFHSVIWPAMLMAQGLPLPGKVVANGWLMVGGEKMSKSNLTGIKPQDLTSHFGVDAYRWYFLRAISYGSDGSFSWEDFSARYTSELANDYGNLASRVAAMVGKYFGGSLPEATAAGDAERAVQEGLAKAVATADAKIGEELDFQGGILAIFDFVKQVNGYITEQEPWKVAKDTTPEGQARLATILYTAAESLRGVAVLLNAVMPETSQKLWESLGAEESLGALADQKVQDAGAWGTLPAGATVTKGAVLFPRLEEKPA, from the coding sequence ATGGCGGCCACTGGATCCGAGAAGCAGGGGGCGACGGCGTACTACGTCTCGACCCCCATCTACTACGTCAACGACGCTCCTCACCTGGGCCACGCCTACACGACCGTCGCAGGCGACGTGCTCACGCGCTGGCACCGCCAGCGCGGCGAGAAGGTGTGGTACCTCACCGGCACGGACGAGCACGGTCAGAAGATCATGCGCACGGCCGAGGCGAACGACGTCACTCCGCAGGCTTGGTGCGACAAGCTCGTCGAGGAGGCGTGGAAGCCCCTTTGGGAGCATCTGAACATCGCGAACGACGACTTCATCCGGACGACGGAGAAGCGGCACACCGACCGGGTGCAGGATTTCGTGCAGGACCTGTACGACAAGGGCGAGATCTACAAGGGCGGGTACGAAGGCCCGTACTGCGTGGGCTGCGAGGAGTACAAGCTCCCCGGCGATCTGATCGACGGCGAGGGCGAGTTCGCCGGACAGAAGCTCTGCCCGATCCACAAGAAGCCGGTGGAACTCCTCAAGGAGGAGAACTACTTCTTCAAGCTCAGCGAGTACGGCCCGAAGCTGCTGGAGTTCTACGCGGCGAACCCGGACTTCATCCAGCCCGAGTCGGCGCGCAACGAGGTCGTGAACTTCGTCGAGCAGGGCCTCCAGGACCTGTCGATCTCGCGCTCGACGTTCGACTGGGGCGTCCCGGTGCCGTGGGACCCCAAGCACGTCATCTACGTCTGGGTCGACGCGCTGCTCAACTACGCGACGGCGGTCGGGTACGGCGCCAACCAGGAGAAGTTCGACGGTACGTTCCCGGCGAACGTGCACCTGATCGGCAAGGACATCCTCCGCTTCCACTCGGTGATCTGGCCCGCGATGCTGATGGCGCAGGGCCTGCCGCTCCCCGGCAAGGTCGTCGCCAACGGCTGGCTGATGGTCGGCGGCGAGAAGATGTCCAAGTCGAACCTGACCGGCATCAAGCCGCAGGACCTGACCTCGCACTTCGGCGTGGACGCGTACCGCTGGTACTTCCTGCGGGCCATCTCGTACGGCAGCGACGGCTCGTTCTCCTGGGAGGACTTCTCCGCCCGCTACACCTCCGAGCTGGCCAACGACTACGGCAACCTCGCCTCACGTGTGGCCGCCATGGTCGGCAAGTACTTCGGCGGTTCGCTGCCGGAAGCCACGGCCGCAGGTGACGCCGAGCGGGCCGTGCAGGAGGGCCTGGCGAAGGCCGTCGCGACGGCCGACGCGAAGATCGGCGAGGAGCTGGACTTCCAGGGCGGCATCCTGGCGATCTTCGACTTCGTGAAGCAGGTCAACGGCTACATCACGGAGCAGGAGCCGTGGAAGGTGGCCAAGGACACCACCCCGGAGGGCCAGGCCCGCCTGGCGACCATCCTCTACACGGCCGCCGAGTCGCTGCGCGGTGTCGCGGTCCTGCTGAACGCCGTGATGCCGGAGACCTCCCAGAAGCTCTGGGAGTCCCTGGGCGCCGAGGAGTCCCTGGGCGCCCTGGCCGACCAGAAGGTCCAGGACGCGGGCGCCTGGGGCACCCTGCCCGCCGGCGCGACGGTGACGAAGGGCGCGGTGCTGTTCCCCCGCCTGGAGGAGAAGCCGGCGTAG
- a CDS encoding ATP-binding SpoIIE family protein phosphatase, with product MRTEDVLAAIATGLWRWDNAAGTVTLDAEAARLLGLPPEPGVYREAAVRSRFHPVDWNEIYGVVNLAVTEGTLAEARLRIVDERGQVLRTVRSRSKPVVPADGDTESYVLIGTLQEVAEPQPGSSAADTPITGDWRRSREAFLLDAGRALAEARSTEEVLRVAASLSMPGFSPDGLAVFGSAGERLTIIGHHGQSAGEEDPFTDMPLDTDYPAAEVVRTGRAIYLPSPEEYRRRYPATWPLARRFGRQSWAYLPLVSSGRTMGAWMAAFQHPVRFSPDERAVLSTVARMLAQALARAGVAETERELSLGLQRSMMPTLGPDIPGMTVAARYVPTGGGLQVGGDWYDMIPLPNGRIALIIGDVQGHDVRAAGLMGQLRIALRAYASEGHRPDAVLSRASRFLSGLTDAYEGVAGDDEPAAPRFATCLYAEVDPDAGTLDIARAGHPDPVVVSADGTAVIRQTAGGLPLGIETDSDYPTTRVVLEPGETIMLCTDGLIETGGHDMATGWTRLRPVLEEPTEDLEELADALVQAVHGPTSHYTTGPLADRREDDIAVLVLRRESGRAPETPARRSVLTIAQAEPERISVGRQLVRELLHDWKDPEQVDSAVLMVSEMATNVLVHTDGDALMAAEVSGERGERRLRVEVADASDELPHKRRPGEMASSGRGLVLMEMLADAWGVDPRGEGKSIWFELYEGGGAGV from the coding sequence ATGCGCACCGAGGACGTCCTGGCCGCGATCGCGACAGGCCTGTGGCGCTGGGACAACGCAGCCGGCACGGTCACGCTCGACGCGGAGGCGGCCCGGCTGCTCGGGCTGCCCCCCGAGCCCGGCGTCTACCGGGAGGCGGCGGTGCGCTCCCGGTTCCACCCGGTCGACTGGAACGAGATCTACGGGGTCGTGAACCTGGCCGTCACGGAGGGCACCCTCGCCGAGGCCCGGCTGCGGATCGTCGACGAGCGGGGCCAGGTGCTCCGTACCGTACGCAGCCGCTCCAAGCCGGTCGTCCCGGCGGACGGGGACACCGAGAGCTATGTCCTGATCGGCACGCTCCAGGAGGTCGCGGAACCCCAGCCGGGCTCGTCCGCCGCAGACACGCCCATCACCGGGGACTGGCGCCGCTCCCGGGAGGCGTTCCTGCTGGACGCCGGGCGGGCGCTGGCCGAGGCCCGGTCCACGGAGGAGGTGCTGCGGGTCGCGGCCTCCCTCTCCATGCCCGGCTTCTCCCCGGACGGACTCGCGGTCTTCGGCTCGGCGGGCGAGCGGCTGACGATCATCGGCCACCACGGGCAGAGCGCGGGCGAGGAGGACCCCTTCACCGACATGCCCCTGGACACCGACTACCCGGCCGCCGAGGTGGTCCGCACGGGCCGCGCGATCTACCTCCCCTCCCCCGAGGAGTACCGCCGCCGCTACCCCGCCACCTGGCCCCTCGCCCGCCGGTTCGGGCGGCAGTCGTGGGCGTACCTCCCGCTCGTCTCCTCCGGCCGCACGATGGGCGCCTGGATGGCCGCGTTCCAGCACCCCGTGCGCTTCTCGCCGGACGAGCGCGCGGTGCTCTCGACGGTGGCCCGGATGCTGGCCCAGGCGCTGGCCCGCGCCGGGGTCGCGGAGACCGAGCGGGAGCTGTCGCTCGGCCTCCAGCGCTCGATGATGCCGACGCTGGGGCCGGACATCCCCGGGATGACGGTGGCCGCGCGGTACGTGCCGACCGGCGGCGGGCTCCAGGTGGGCGGCGACTGGTACGACATGATCCCGCTGCCCAACGGCCGGATCGCCCTGATCATCGGTGACGTCCAGGGCCATGACGTACGGGCCGCCGGGCTGATGGGCCAGCTCCGCATCGCCCTGCGCGCGTACGCCTCCGAGGGCCACCGCCCGGACGCCGTGCTCTCCCGGGCCTCGCGCTTCCTCTCCGGGCTGACCGACGCGTACGAGGGGGTGGCGGGCGACGACGAACCCGCCGCGCCCCGCTTCGCGACCTGCCTGTACGCCGAGGTGGACCCGGACGCCGGGACCCTGGACATCGCCCGGGCGGGCCATCCGGACCCGGTGGTGGTGAGCGCCGACGGCACGGCGGTGATCCGGCAGACCGCGGGCGGGCTGCCGCTCGGCATCGAGACGGACTCCGACTACCCCACCACCCGGGTCGTCCTGGAACCCGGCGAAACGATCATGCTCTGCACGGACGGGCTCATCGAGACCGGCGGCCACGACATGGCCACCGGCTGGACCCGGCTGCGCCCGGTCCTGGAGGAGCCCACCGAGGACCTGGAGGAGCTGGCCGACGCCCTGGTCCAGGCCGTGCACGGGCCGACCTCGCACTACACGACCGGGCCGCTCGCGGACCGCCGCGAGGACGACATCGCGGTGCTGGTGCTGCGGCGGGAGAGCGGCCGGGCGCCGGAGACTCCGGCCCGCCGCAGCGTGCTGACCATCGCGCAGGCCGAGCCCGAGCGGATCTCGGTGGGCCGCCAGCTCGTCCGGGAGCTGCTGCACGACTGGAAGGACCCCGAGCAGGTCGACTCGGCGGTCCTGATGGTCTCGGAGATGGCCACCAACGTGTTGGTCCACACGGACGGGGACGCGCTGATGGCGGCGGAGGTCTCCGGGGAGCGGGGCGAGCGGCGGCTGCGCGTTGAGGTGGCCGACGCGAGTGACGAGCTGCCGCACAAACGGCGGCCGGGGGAGATGGCGTCCAGCGGGCGGGGGCTGGTGCTGATGGAGATGCTGGCCGATGCGTGGGGGGTGGATCCGCGGGGGGAGGGGAAGTCGATCTGGTTCGAGCTGTACGAGGGGGGTGGGGCGGGGGTGTAG
- a CDS encoding pirin family protein has product MPAVTVDNPLTLPKVAAPGDAVARPVLAVTTAPSGFEGEGFPVRRAFAGINYQHLDPFIMMDQMGEVEYAAGEPKGTPWHPHRGFETVTYLIDGTFIHQDSNGGGGTIENGDTQWMTAGSGLLHIEAPPESLVMSGGLFHGLQLWVNLPKADKMMNPRYQDIRGGEVQLLASPDGGALLRVIAGELDGHQGPGITHTPITMIHATVRPGAEVTLPWREDFNGLAYVLAGRGSVGQERRPIRLGQTAVFGSGSSLTVRADEKQDGHTPDLEIVLLGGRPIREPMAHYGPFVMNSQAELKQAFEDFQAGRLGTVPAVHGM; this is encoded by the coding sequence ATGCCCGCAGTGACCGTCGACAACCCGCTGACCCTGCCCAAGGTGGCCGCTCCGGGTGACGCCGTGGCCCGCCCCGTGCTCGCCGTCACCACGGCGCCGAGCGGCTTCGAGGGCGAGGGCTTCCCCGTCCGCCGCGCGTTCGCGGGGATCAACTACCAGCACCTCGACCCGTTCATCATGATGGACCAGATGGGTGAGGTGGAGTACGCCGCCGGAGAGCCCAAGGGCACCCCCTGGCACCCGCACCGCGGCTTCGAGACCGTCACGTACCTGATCGACGGGACCTTCATCCACCAGGACTCCAACGGTGGCGGCGGCACCATCGAGAACGGCGACACCCAGTGGATGACCGCCGGGTCGGGGCTGCTGCACATCGAGGCGCCGCCGGAGTCGCTCGTCATGTCCGGCGGGCTCTTCCACGGCCTCCAGCTCTGGGTGAACCTGCCCAAGGCCGACAAGATGATGAACCCGCGCTACCAGGACATCCGCGGCGGCGAGGTCCAGCTCCTCGCCTCCCCCGACGGCGGCGCGCTGCTCCGGGTCATCGCCGGTGAGCTGGACGGGCACCAGGGGCCCGGCATCACCCACACCCCGATCACGATGATCCACGCCACCGTCCGGCCCGGCGCCGAGGTGACCCTGCCCTGGCGCGAGGACTTCAACGGCCTCGCGTACGTCCTGGCCGGGCGCGGCTCGGTCGGCCAGGAGCGCCGGCCCATCCGCCTCGGGCAGACCGCGGTGTTCGGCAGCGGCTCCTCGCTGACCGTCCGCGCGGACGAGAAGCAGGACGGGCACACCCCGGACCTGGAGATCGTCCTCCTGGGCGGCCGCCCGATCCGGGAGCCGATGGCGCACTACGGGCCGTTCGTGATGAACAGTCAGGCCGAGCTGAAGCAGGCCTTCGAGGACTTCCAGGCGGGCCGCCTGGGGACCGTCCCGGCTGTTCACGGCATGTGA
- a CDS encoding AI-2E family transporter yields the protein MPASKPLLPEGARRTAAWCGVVLLVVGVAAVGIWLVVALKTAVTPVLLALLGTALLGPVHRWLIARRLNRSLAAGLTCAALVAVVGGAGYIVVTALVDSGDQIVRSLKDAGQWVIDHLDIGGNTDVDSLADNAKNLVDRFGASAAGGLLSGISLVGTLVATSVLALLLTFFFLRDSDRAVHLAHAVAPRGTGDLVEAMGRRAFEAVEGFMRGTTFIALIDAVCITVGLLILDVPGAVGLGALVFVGAYIPYLGAFISGAVAVLVALADRGFVIALWALGVVLAVQVLEGHVLQPVIQSRTVQMHPAMIMVALTAGASVAGLLGMLLAVPLCAAAFGVLGELRRHSSPPEGPSGSHTSPSGGDPGPSGGEPSPSGV from the coding sequence GTGCCCGCTTCCAAGCCCCTCCTGCCCGAAGGCGCCCGCCGCACGGCCGCCTGGTGCGGTGTCGTCCTGCTGGTCGTGGGGGTCGCCGCCGTCGGGATCTGGCTGGTCGTCGCCCTCAAGACCGCGGTCACGCCGGTGCTGCTCGCGCTCCTCGGCACCGCGCTGCTCGGGCCCGTGCACCGCTGGCTCATCGCCCGCAGGCTCAACCGCTCGCTGGCCGCCGGGCTCACCTGCGCGGCGCTGGTCGCGGTGGTGGGCGGGGCCGGGTACATCGTGGTCACCGCCCTCGTCGACTCCGGCGACCAGATCGTCCGCTCCCTCAAGGACGCCGGACAGTGGGTCATCGACCACCTGGACATCGGCGGCAACACCGACGTCGACAGCCTCGCCGACAACGCCAAGAACCTGGTCGACCGGTTCGGGGCGAGCGCCGCGGGCGGCCTGCTCAGCGGGATCAGCCTGGTCGGCACACTGGTGGCGACCAGCGTGCTGGCGCTCCTGCTGACCTTCTTCTTCCTGCGCGACTCCGACCGGGCCGTCCACCTCGCCCACGCGGTGGCCCCGCGCGGCACCGGTGACCTGGTGGAGGCGATGGGGCGGCGGGCGTTCGAGGCCGTCGAGGGGTTCATGCGCGGCACCACGTTCATCGCGCTGATCGACGCCGTCTGCATCACGGTGGGCCTGCTGATCCTGGATGTGCCGGGGGCGGTGGGGCTGGGTGCGCTGGTCTTCGTCGGCGCCTACATCCCGTACCTCGGGGCCTTCATCTCCGGCGCGGTCGCCGTGCTCGTCGCGCTGGCCGACCGGGGGTTCGTGATCGCGCTCTGGGCGCTGGGGGTGGTGCTGGCGGTCCAGGTGCTGGAGGGGCATGTGCTCCAGCCGGTGATCCAGAGCCGTACGGTGCAGATGCACCCCGCGATGATCATGGTGGCGCTGACGGCCGGAGCGAGCGTCGCCGGCCTCCTCGGCATGCTGCTCGCCGTCCCTCTCTGCGCGGCGGCCTTCGGGGTCCTGGGGGAGCTGCGGCGCCACTCGAGCCCGCCGGAGGGCCCGTCCGGCAGCCATACCAGCCCTTCCGGGGGCGATCCCGGCCCGTCGGGCGGTGAACCCAGCCCGTCCGGCGTTTGA
- a CDS encoding response regulator transcription factor → MRVLVAEDEEILAELVATGLRRAGFAVDTVYSGDAALAYLGLHDYDVVVLDRDLPRVHGDDVARRLVASGSRTRILMLTASGTMEDRVAGLDLGADDYVSKPFEFPELVSRVRALRRRSARPVPPQLERHGIRLDTVRRSALRDGRELDLSPKEFTVLQLLLEADGGTVSAEELLERAWDANADPFTGAVRVCMSKLRAKLGEPALIRTVQGVGYAL, encoded by the coding sequence ATGCGGGTACTGGTCGCCGAGGACGAGGAGATCCTCGCGGAACTGGTCGCCACCGGGCTGCGCCGCGCCGGCTTCGCCGTCGACACCGTCTACAGCGGGGACGCGGCCCTCGCCTACCTCGGGCTGCACGACTACGACGTCGTCGTGCTCGACCGCGACCTCCCACGCGTCCACGGCGACGACGTGGCCCGGCGGCTCGTCGCCTCCGGCTCCCGGACGCGGATCCTGATGCTCACCGCCTCCGGCACGATGGAGGACCGCGTCGCCGGGCTCGACCTCGGCGCCGACGATTACGTCAGCAAACCGTTCGAGTTCCCCGAGCTGGTATCCCGGGTCCGCGCCCTGCGCCGCCGCAGCGCCCGCCCCGTACCGCCCCAGCTGGAACGGCACGGCATCCGGCTCGACACCGTACGGCGCTCCGCGCTCCGCGACGGTCGTGAGCTGGATCTCTCGCCCAAGGAGTTCACCGTGCTCCAGCTGCTCCTGGAGGCGGACGGCGGGACCGTCAGCGCCGAGGAGCTGCTGGAACGGGCCTGGGACGCCAACGCCGACCCCTTCACCGGTGCCGTACGCGTCTGCATGAGCAAACTCCGCGCCAAACTGGGGGAGCCCGCGCTGATCCGTACCGTCCAGGGTGTCGGGTACGCGCTGTGA
- a CDS encoding Uma2 family endonuclease, whose protein sequence is MSVVEDRVLTQDVFEDLARHAIRAEEALRLEFVNGKLGVKAVPDGDHGRIIEWLTRLCMQADPSRWLYAEQGLRIEAYRKGNARPDGSFAPSGTFAGQGEWASPDGVLMVVEVTSYDEDTDRRDRVEKPRAYAETSIPVYLLIDRDSCEVKVHSQPDGVRYEQVVTVPYGKTVTLPDPVGIELDTEPLKNWVR, encoded by the coding sequence GTGAGCGTGGTCGAGGACCGCGTCCTGACGCAGGACGTCTTCGAGGACCTGGCCCGTCACGCCATACGCGCGGAGGAGGCGCTAAGGCTGGAGTTCGTGAACGGGAAACTGGGGGTCAAGGCTGTTCCGGACGGGGACCACGGGCGGATCATCGAGTGGCTGACGCGTCTGTGCATGCAGGCAGATCCGAGCCGGTGGCTCTACGCCGAGCAGGGCCTGCGCATCGAGGCGTATCGCAAGGGCAACGCCCGGCCCGACGGCAGCTTCGCCCCCAGCGGCACTTTCGCAGGCCAAGGCGAATGGGCCAGCCCCGACGGCGTCCTCATGGTCGTCGAGGTCACCTCGTACGACGAGGACACCGACCGCCGCGACCGGGTCGAGAAGCCCCGTGCGTACGCCGAGACCAGTATCCCCGTCTACCTGCTGATCGACCGGGACAGTTGCGAGGTGAAGGTCCACTCGCAGCCCGACGGCGTGCGCTACGAGCAGGTTGTGACGGTGCCCTACGGAAAGACCGTCACCCTCCCCGACCCGGTCGGGATCGAGCTGGACACCGAGCCGCTGAAGAACTGGGTGCGGTGA
- a CDS encoding SseB family protein — MYGYDQNPGAQQQMGQMGQMGQMGGGYGEQPLYPEPSPPSLADAVRAFTTGSLSAEDFQQIFATSKVYCPRGDNPGFLALHNTQQPVIPMFTTLKELRRYAGKESKYFVITGAEVIDLLPTGYGFVLDMEGDHRMVFDAKAVEQMVDFAMRRMYG; from the coding sequence ATGTACGGCTACGACCAGAACCCTGGTGCTCAGCAGCAGATGGGTCAGATGGGCCAGATGGGGCAGATGGGCGGCGGCTACGGGGAGCAGCCGCTGTATCCCGAGCCCTCGCCGCCCTCCCTGGCCGACGCGGTCCGGGCCTTCACCACCGGCTCCCTCTCCGCCGAGGACTTCCAGCAGATCTTCGCCACGTCGAAGGTGTACTGCCCGCGCGGCGACAACCCCGGCTTCCTGGCGCTGCACAACACGCAGCAGCCCGTGATCCCGATGTTCACCACGCTCAAGGAGCTGCGGCGGTACGCGGGCAAGGAGTCCAAGTACTTCGTGATCACCGGAGCCGAGGTGATCGACCTGCTGCCCACGGGGTACGGCTTCGTCCTGGACATGGAGGGCGATCACCGTATGGTCTTCGACGCCAAGGCGGTCGAGCAGATGGTCGACTTCGCGATGCGGCGGATGTACGGGTAG
- the aspS gene encoding aspartate--tRNA ligase yields MHRYRSHTCGELRASDVGTDVRLSGWLHNRRDLGGILFIDLRDHYGLVQLVARPGTPGNEALAKLTKETVVRIDGKVSARGAENVNPELPTGEIEIEVTEVEVLGEAAPLPFTINTEDGVNEERRLEYRFLDLRRERMHRNIMLRSAVIAAIRAKMVALGFNEMATPILTATSPEGARDFVVPSRLNPGKFYALPQAPQQFKQLLMISGFDRYFQIAPCFRDEDARADRSPGEFYQLDVEMSFVEQEDVFQPIEKLMTELFTEFGNGREVTSPFPRIPFRESMLKYGNDKPDLRAKLELVDISDVFADSGFKAFAGKHVRALPVPDTAGQSRKFFDGLGEYAVEHGAKGLAWVRVGEDGTLAGPIAKFLTETDVKTLTERLSLVPGHAVFFGAGEFDEVSKIMSAVRVEAAKRAGHFEEGVFRFCWIVDFPMYEKDEETGKIDFSHNPFSMPQGGLADLEEKDPLDILAWQYDIVCNGIELSSGAIRNHEPELMLKAFEIAGYDRETVEQEFAGMLRAFRLGAPPHGGIAPGVDRIVMLLADEPNIRETIAFPLNGNAQDLMMGAPTELDETRLRELNIQLRKPVAAKGASEKPADK; encoded by the coding sequence ATGCATCGGTACAGGTCCCACACCTGCGGCGAGCTCCGCGCCTCTGACGTCGGCACCGACGTCCGGCTGAGCGGCTGGCTGCACAATCGCCGAGACCTGGGCGGCATCCTCTTCATCGATCTGCGCGACCACTACGGTCTGGTGCAGCTCGTCGCCCGTCCCGGCACCCCCGGGAACGAGGCCCTGGCGAAGCTGACCAAGGAGACCGTCGTCCGCATCGACGGCAAGGTCTCCGCGCGCGGCGCCGAGAACGTCAACCCGGAGCTGCCGACCGGTGAGATCGAGATCGAGGTCACCGAGGTCGAGGTGCTCGGTGAGGCGGCCCCGCTGCCGTTCACGATCAACACCGAGGACGGCGTCAACGAGGAGCGGCGGCTGGAGTACCGCTTCCTCGACCTGCGCCGTGAGCGCATGCACCGCAACATCATGCTGCGCTCGGCCGTGATCGCCGCCATCCGCGCCAAGATGGTGGCCCTCGGCTTCAACGAGATGGCGACCCCGATCCTCACCGCGACCTCCCCCGAGGGCGCCCGTGACTTCGTCGTCCCGTCCCGGCTGAACCCCGGCAAGTTCTACGCGCTGCCGCAGGCCCCGCAGCAGTTCAAGCAGCTGCTGATGATCTCGGGCTTCGACCGTTACTTCCAGATCGCGCCCTGCTTCCGCGACGAGGACGCCCGCGCGGACCGTTCGCCGGGCGAGTTCTACCAGCTCGACGTGGAGATGTCCTTCGTCGAGCAGGAGGACGTCTTCCAGCCGATCGAGAAGCTGATGACCGAGCTCTTCACCGAGTTCGGCAACGGCCGCGAGGTCACCTCGCCGTTCCCGCGCATCCCGTTCCGCGAGTCGATGCTGAAGTACGGCAACGACAAGCCGGACCTGCGGGCCAAGCTGGAGCTGGTCGACATCTCGGACGTCTTCGCCGACTCCGGGTTCAAGGCGTTCGCGGGCAAGCACGTCCGCGCGCTGCCGGTGCCGGACACCGCCGGGCAGTCCCGCAAGTTCTTCGACGGCCTCGGTGAGTACGCCGTCGAGCACGGCGCCAAGGGCCTGGCCTGGGTGCGCGTGGGCGAGGACGGCACGCTGGCCGGCCCGATCGCCAAGTTCCTCACCGAGACCGACGTCAAGACGCTCACCGAGCGCCTCTCGCTGGTCCCGGGCCACGCGGTCTTCTTCGGCGCGGGCGAGTTCGACGAGGTCTCCAAGATCATGTCGGCCGTCCGGGTCGAGGCCGCCAAGCGCGCGGGCCACTTCGAGGAGGGCGTCTTCCGGTTCTGCTGGATCGTCGACTTCCCGATGTACGAGAAGGACGAGGAGACCGGGAAGATCGACTTCTCGCACAACCCCTTCTCGATGCCCCAGGGCGGCCTGGCCGACCTGGAGGAGAAGGACCCGCTGGACATCCTGGCCTGGCAGTACGACATCGTCTGCAACGGCATCGAGCTGTCCTCGGGCGCCATCCGTAACCACGAGCCCGAGCTGATGCTCAAGGCCTTCGAGATCGCCGGGTACGACCGCGAGACCGTGGAGCAGGAGTTCGCGGGCATGCTCCGGGCGTTCCGCCTCGGCGCCCCGCCGCACGGTGGCATCGCCCCGGGCGTCGACCGCATCGTGATGCTGCTCGCCGACGAGCCCAACATCCGCGAGACGATCGCCTTCCCGCTCAACGGCAACGCCCAGGACCTGATGATGGGCGCCCCGACCGAGCTGGACGAGACCCGGCTGCGCGAGCTGAACATCCAGCTCCGCAAGCCGGTCGCGGCGAAGGGCGCCTCGGAGAAGCCCGCCGACAAGTAG
- a CDS encoding L,D-transpeptidase family protein produces the protein MSVPLRPPVPLLAALFLALALLLTGCTSGSAPAKAPVGAPGQGAAGPESDAASVRRASPEPEPSPAEIPGLGPQTRAEIPEEARQAFVVTGEGEDANRSSAVLYAREDPAEGWAAVAGPWDAHNGMKGWTDHHVAGDLRSPTGVYTLTDAGGRLPDPGALLPYDEHPRFAVDGVGFFGEPLEGSFDYVVAINYNRTEGVTPLDRTRPLGLERGGGIWIHVDHGGPTQGCVSIPENRMEDLLRTLDPAMNPVIVMGDAESLER, from the coding sequence GTGTCCGTCCCGCTCCGCCCGCCCGTACCGCTGCTCGCCGCCCTGTTCCTCGCCCTGGCCCTGCTCCTCACCGGCTGCACCTCCGGCTCCGCCCCCGCGAAGGCCCCCGTGGGCGCCCCGGGCCAGGGCGCCGCGGGTCCGGAGTCCGACGCCGCCTCCGTACGCCGGGCCTCCCCGGAGCCGGAGCCGAGCCCCGCCGAGATCCCGGGGCTCGGGCCGCAGACCCGGGCGGAGATCCCGGAGGAGGCCCGGCAGGCGTTCGTGGTCACCGGGGAGGGCGAGGACGCCAACCGGTCCAGCGCGGTCCTGTACGCCCGCGAGGACCCGGCGGAGGGCTGGGCGGCGGTCGCCGGCCCCTGGGACGCCCACAACGGGATGAAGGGCTGGACCGACCACCATGTGGCGGGCGACCTGAGGTCCCCCACGGGCGTCTACACCCTCACCGACGCGGGCGGCCGCCTCCCGGACCCGGGCGCCCTGCTCCCGTACGACGAACACCCCCGGTTCGCGGTGGACGGCGTGGGGTTCTTCGGGGAGCCCCTGGAAGGCTCCTTCGACTACGTCGTGGCGATCAACTACAACCGCACCGAGGGCGTCACCCCCCTCGACCGCACCCGCCCCCTCGGCCTCGAACGCGGCGGCGGCATCTGGATCCACGTCGACCACGGCGGCCCCACCCAGGGCTGCGTCTCCATCCCCGAGAACCGCATGGAGGACCTCCTCCGCACCCTGGACCCGGCCATGAACCCGGTCATCGTGATGGGGGACGCGGAGTCGCTGGAGCGGTGA